From the Halorubellus sp. JP-L1 genome, one window contains:
- a CDS encoding SRPBCC family protein, translating into METVTVSRTVDVDADRVRAAMTDVGPFMRAAEFSEVTVDGDVVHIANRVGLATIELTLEVVDEPDTVLTYEQRDGIFEEMVTRYTLEETPDGVEVEATTEFAVQARLVGPLLDATVVSRQRRRELDAQFDYLASLAD; encoded by the coding sequence ATGGAAACCGTCACTGTGTCGAGGACGGTCGACGTGGACGCCGATAGGGTTCGAGCGGCGATGACGGACGTCGGTCCGTTCATGCGCGCCGCGGAGTTCTCCGAGGTGACGGTCGACGGCGACGTCGTCCACATCGCGAACCGGGTCGGACTGGCGACGATCGAACTGACGCTGGAGGTCGTCGACGAACCGGACACGGTCCTGACCTACGAGCAGCGAGACGGCATCTTCGAGGAGATGGTGACGCGGTACACGCTGGAAGAGACCCCCGACGGCGTCGAGGTCGAGGCGACCACGGAGTTCGCGGTCCAGGCGCGACTCGTCGGGCCGCTCCTCGACGCGACGGTCGTCTCGCGCCAGCGGCGCCGCGAACTGGACGCACAGTTCGACTACCTCGCCTCGCTCGCGGACTGA
- a CDS encoding cupin domain-containing protein translates to MTKTSFDAERTYGDDKFTAVEVDRSDRMKVVCGYFEPGQFIPVHAPASDVAIHVRSGTGLVRDGDDEHRVEPGDVVVVDADTDRGIRAGEDSRLEALLVTSPPPTDAEHEPVREGLRTNDFEPKNS, encoded by the coding sequence GTGACGAAGACGAGCTTCGACGCGGAGCGAACCTACGGCGACGACAAGTTCACTGCGGTCGAGGTCGACCGTAGCGACCGGATGAAGGTCGTCTGCGGCTACTTCGAGCCCGGTCAGTTCATCCCAGTGCACGCCCCGGCGAGCGACGTCGCGATCCACGTCCGCTCCGGGACTGGACTCGTCCGCGACGGCGACGACGAGCACCGCGTCGAACCGGGCGACGTCGTCGTCGTCGACGCCGACACCGACCGCGGAATCAGGGCCGGCGAGGACTCGCGGCTCGAGGCCCTCCTCGTCACCAGCCCACCGCCCACCGACGCCGAGCACGAACCGGTCCGCGAAGGACTCCGAACGAACGACTTCGAACCCAAGAACTCATGA
- a CDS encoding nitric-oxide reductase large subunit, translating to MELTRKTIAKFIAAAFLLNLVVMGAGAWFAYQEAPPIPERVEGPDGETVVTDVQIRDGKRAFQRNGLMNHGSILGNGAYYGEDYTADALELKTEHMRTYYAQERYGAAYDELGSAEQAAVDADVKADLESDYDGGTIEYSAAELYAHEQVREEYVERYNEGSHDRGVPEGMIESEEDAREFADFAMWTAWFSHTDRPGGDHSYTNEWPYAPAAGNDATGAAMTWSVVAMVLLVAGAGFGIWLYNSVRLPEPSTEGLSVPEPGDVSVFPSQRSALRFVPVAAGLFLAQVLLGGLIAHFYIERAGFFGVEELFGVHILQILPFAIAKTWHIDLGILWIAATWLGAGLFLPPLLTGHEPRHQSTLVDGLLGAIVVVTVGGLGGIWLGANGYLDGSLWWLLGNEGLEYLEVGKIWQAGLLAGFGLWAVLSIRGLKPLLDREPVYGLAHMILYAGGSIAVLFTAGFFFTPTTNIAVTEFWRWWVVHMWVEGAFEFFIVAIVGLTLVSMNLLKRRSAEKAVMLQALLVMSTGVIGVSHHYWWVGMPDMWVPIGSVFSTLELIPLVFILYEALGQYRAMTETGTFPYRLPFMFIVASGVWNFVGAGVLGFFINLPLINYYEHGTYLTVGHAHAAMFGAFGFLALGMVTYMLQISIEPSRWDGSWLRAAFWCWNVGLALMVFVSVLPVGFLQLEVAFTESYAAARSLAFYDQPIVQNLFWARLPGDTLIILGTTIYAADLVRKRFVLRESEDDPSVDDMAVAEGVLNDD from the coding sequence ATGGAGCTCACGCGAAAGACGATCGCGAAGTTCATCGCGGCGGCGTTCCTGCTCAACCTCGTCGTGATGGGTGCTGGTGCGTGGTTCGCGTACCAGGAGGCGCCGCCGATCCCCGAACGGGTGGAGGGGCCGGACGGCGAGACGGTCGTGACGGACGTCCAGATCAGGGACGGGAAGCGGGCGTTCCAGCGGAACGGGTTGATGAACCACGGGTCGATCCTCGGGAACGGCGCGTACTACGGCGAGGACTACACCGCGGACGCGCTCGAACTGAAGACCGAGCACATGCGGACGTACTACGCGCAGGAGCGGTACGGGGCCGCGTACGACGAACTCGGGTCGGCGGAGCAGGCGGCAGTCGACGCCGACGTGAAGGCCGACCTCGAGAGCGACTACGACGGAGGAACCATCGAGTACTCCGCCGCCGAGCTCTACGCGCACGAGCAGGTGCGAGAGGAGTACGTCGAGCGCTACAACGAGGGGAGTCACGACCGCGGCGTCCCCGAGGGGATGATCGAGAGCGAGGAGGACGCTCGCGAGTTCGCGGACTTCGCGATGTGGACGGCGTGGTTCTCCCACACCGACCGCCCGGGTGGCGATCACTCGTACACGAACGAGTGGCCGTACGCGCCCGCCGCCGGGAACGACGCCACGGGTGCCGCGATGACGTGGAGCGTCGTCGCGATGGTCCTCCTGGTCGCCGGTGCCGGGTTCGGCATCTGGCTGTACAACTCGGTTCGACTCCCCGAACCGTCGACGGAGGGGCTCTCGGTCCCGGAACCGGGGGACGTGAGCGTCTTCCCGAGCCAGCGGTCGGCGCTGCGGTTCGTGCCGGTCGCCGCCGGACTGTTCCTCGCGCAGGTCCTACTCGGTGGCCTGATCGCGCACTTCTACATCGAGCGCGCCGGGTTCTTCGGCGTCGAGGAGCTGTTCGGCGTTCACATCCTCCAGATCTTGCCGTTCGCGATCGCGAAGACGTGGCACATCGACCTCGGGATCCTCTGGATTGCCGCGACGTGGCTCGGCGCGGGCCTGTTCCTCCCGCCGTTGCTGACCGGACACGAGCCCAGGCACCAGTCGACGCTCGTCGACGGCCTGCTCGGTGCGATCGTCGTCGTCACCGTCGGTGGCCTCGGCGGCATCTGGCTCGGCGCGAACGGCTACCTCGACGGGTCGCTGTGGTGGTTGCTCGGTAATGAGGGGCTCGAGTATCTCGAGGTCGGGAAGATCTGGCAGGCGGGCCTGCTCGCCGGGTTCGGACTCTGGGCCGTCCTCTCCATTCGCGGTCTGAAACCGCTGCTCGACCGCGAGCCCGTGTACGGACTCGCGCACATGATCCTGTACGCCGGCGGCTCCATCGCGGTGCTGTTCACCGCCGGGTTCTTCTTCACGCCGACGACGAACATCGCGGTGACGGAGTTCTGGCGCTGGTGGGTCGTCCACATGTGGGTCGAGGGCGCGTTCGAGTTCTTCATCGTGGCCATCGTCGGGCTGACGCTGGTGTCGATGAACCTCCTGAAGCGCCGCAGCGCCGAGAAGGCGGTGATGCTCCAGGCGTTACTCGTGATGAGTACGGGCGTCATCGGCGTCTCCCACCACTACTGGTGGGTCGGGATGCCGGACATGTGGGTGCCGATCGGGAGCGTGTTCTCGACGCTCGAACTCATCCCGCTCGTGTTCATCCTCTACGAGGCCCTCGGCCAGTATCGCGCGATGACGGAGACCGGGACGTTCCCGTACCGGCTCCCGTTCATGTTCATCGTCGCGAGCGGCGTCTGGAACTTCGTCGGCGCGGGCGTGCTCGGGTTCTTCATCAACCTCCCGCTCATCAACTACTACGAGCACGGGACGTACCTGACCGTCGGGCACGCGCACGCGGCGATGTTCGGCGCGTTCGGGTTCCTCGCGCTCGGGATGGTGACGTACATGCTCCAGATCTCGATCGAGCCGAGTCGCTGGGACGGGTCGTGGCTCCGTGCGGCGTTCTGGTGCTGGAACGTCGGCCTGGCACTCATGGTGTTCGTGTCCGTCCTCCCGGTCGGATTCCTCCAGCTCGAGGTCGCGTTCACCGAGAGCTACGCCGCTGCGAGGAGTCTCGCGTTCTACGATCAGCCGATCGTCCAGAACCTGTTCTGGGCGCGGCTGCCCGGTGACACGCTCATCATCCTCGGAACGACGATTTACGCCGCGGACCTCGTCCGCAAGCGCTTCGTGCTCCGGGAGTCCGAGGACGACCCGTCCGTCGACGACATGGCGGTCGCCGAGGGCGTCCTCAACGACGACTGA
- a CDS encoding cupin domain-containing protein, protein MTSIRPLDELDGHPHANVFPDAEPKTIRLTLDADESVAAHSHPDREIVFYLVDGAIELDLDGATHDLTAGDVARFDGDQEIAPRALEASTALIVLASRTTD, encoded by the coding sequence ATGACATCGATACGACCCCTCGACGAACTCGACGGCCACCCGCACGCGAACGTCTTCCCCGACGCGGAACCGAAGACGATCAGGCTCACGCTCGACGCCGACGAGTCCGTCGCCGCGCACTCGCATCCCGACCGCGAGATCGTCTTCTACCTCGTCGACGGCGCGATCGAACTGGACCTGGACGGGGCGACCCACGACCTGACGGCGGGCGACGTCGCCCGCTTCGACGGCGACCAGGAGATCGCGCCGCGAGCGCTCGAGGCGAGCACTGCGCTGATCGTCCTCGCGTCGCGCACGACCGACTGA
- a CDS encoding helix-turn-helix domain-containing protein, producing MPNAKLELTVPEGIWLGRVTRAHPETRIRVLAAIPDGLTGVGLIEIDGDATDAVLGTMEGEDDITSIDVLQHGDDEALVQFETADPLLLMPARGSGVPLEMPFDIRDGTVTWEVTASTDQLSRLGEQLEEFGIPFHVVYVRQETDRRRLLTERQRDLLDAAVDAGYYDTPRECSLTDLADRVGIAKSTCSSTLHRAEEAIVKDFVQHEDVDDLARP from the coding sequence ATGCCCAACGCGAAACTCGAACTCACCGTCCCCGAAGGCATCTGGCTCGGCCGGGTGACGCGAGCGCACCCGGAGACGCGGATCCGCGTCCTCGCAGCCATCCCCGACGGCCTCACCGGCGTCGGGCTGATAGAGATCGACGGCGACGCGACCGACGCCGTCCTCGGAACCATGGAGGGCGAGGACGACATCACGAGCATCGACGTCCTCCAGCACGGCGACGACGAGGCGCTCGTCCAGTTCGAGACCGCAGACCCCCTCCTCCTCATGCCGGCTCGCGGGTCGGGCGTCCCCCTCGAGATGCCGTTCGACATCAGGGACGGCACGGTGACGTGGGAGGTGACCGCGTCGACCGACCAGCTCTCCCGGCTCGGCGAGCAACTCGAGGAGTTCGGGATCCCGTTCCACGTCGTGTACGTCCGCCAGGAGACCGACCGCCGTCGGCTCCTGACCGAACGCCAGCGCGACCTGCTCGACGCCGCCGTCGACGCCGGCTACTACGACACCCCCCGGGAGTGCTCGCTGACCGACCTCGCCGACCGCGTCGGCATCGCGAAGTCAACGTGCTCCAGCACGCTCCACCGCGCCGAGGAGGCGATCGTCAAGGACTTCGTCCAGCACGAGGACGTCGACGACCTCGCCAGGCCATGA
- a CDS encoding molybdopterin molybdotransferase MoeA, with protein MTGHAGFKDRTRLAAARERLLDAVEPVDGTDRVSVAEADGRVLAGAVTPRRPVPHYERAAMDGYAVVAESTFGSSEHSPAVLDVAEQESDPAETPAVDRRTAVRVHTGSELPAGADAVVMVEATETFGDEVEVRESVTVGENVAPVGEDVPGDAELYGDGHRLRPSDLGLLRSVGVDAVEAYEPPTVDVIPTGDELVDADPDPGEVVETNALAVSRYVERWGGTATYRDVVPDDRAALRAAVERGLTADLVVTTGGSSVGERDLIADVVGDRGTVLEHGLAIKPGHPVGFGVVEDTPVLMLPGYPVSCIVTAVQLLRPALKRAGHLPVPEHPRTTATLDRKLASEPGVRTFARVSLDPGADTDPGADANATAGRAEAAADADAAAERAERRAVPVRTGGAGVLSSVTDADGWVTVPESVEGVDAGERVVVEDWEYRP; from the coding sequence ATGACCGGACACGCCGGGTTCAAGGATCGGACGCGGCTCGCGGCCGCTCGCGAGCGACTGCTCGACGCCGTCGAGCCCGTCGACGGGACCGACCGCGTCTCCGTGGCGGAGGCCGACGGGCGCGTCCTCGCCGGTGCAGTGACGCCCCGGCGCCCCGTCCCGCACTACGAGCGCGCGGCGATGGACGGCTACGCGGTCGTCGCCGAGAGCACGTTCGGCTCGAGCGAGCACTCCCCCGCGGTCCTCGACGTCGCCGAGCAGGAGTCAGATCCAGCGGAGACGCCAGCCGTGGACCGACGGACGGCCGTGCGCGTCCACACGGGGAGCGAACTCCCCGCGGGCGCGGACGCCGTCGTGATGGTCGAGGCGACGGAGACGTTCGGGGACGAGGTCGAGGTCCGCGAGAGCGTCACGGTCGGCGAGAACGTCGCGCCCGTCGGCGAGGACGTTCCCGGCGACGCCGAACTGTACGGGGACGGCCACCGGTTGCGGCCGAGCGACCTCGGCCTCCTCCGGTCGGTCGGCGTCGACGCCGTCGAGGCGTACGAGCCGCCGACGGTCGACGTGATCCCGACCGGCGACGAACTCGTCGACGCGGACCCCGACCCCGGGGAGGTCGTGGAGACGAACGCGCTCGCGGTCTCGCGGTACGTCGAGCGCTGGGGCGGCACTGCGACGTATCGCGACGTCGTCCCGGACGACCGCGCGGCGCTACGCGCGGCCGTCGAACGCGGCCTCACCGCCGACCTCGTCGTCACGACCGGCGGGTCCTCGGTCGGCGAGCGCGACCTTATCGCGGACGTCGTCGGCGACCGCGGGACGGTCCTCGAGCACGGCCTCGCCATCAAGCCCGGCCACCCCGTCGGGTTCGGCGTCGTCGAGGACACGCCGGTCCTCATGTTGCCGGGGTATCCGGTGTCGTGCATCGTGACCGCGGTCCAACTCCTCCGGCCGGCACTCAAGCGCGCCGGCCACCTCCCGGTGCCCGAGCACCCGCGGACGACGGCGACGCTCGACCGCAAGCTCGCGAGCGAACCCGGCGTCAGGACGTTCGCTCGCGTCTCGCTCGACCCCGGAGCGGATACGGATCCGGGCGCGGACGCGAACGCGACCGCCGGGCGTGCCGAGGCGGCCGCTGACGCCGACGCGGCCGCGGAGCGCGCCGAACGCCGCGCGGTTCCGGTCCGCACAGGCGGGGCCGGCGTTTTGTCGAGCGTCACCGACGCGGACGGCTGGGTGACGGTCCCGGAGTCCGTCGAGGGCGTCGACGCGGGCGAGCGCGTCGTCGTCGAGGACTGGGAGTATCGGCCCTGA
- a CDS encoding DUF2249 domain-containing protein: MSERQLDLREIPPPQRHPKIFDAFEDLDSGEALTLVNDHEPKPLYHQMTAEIESFDAEGYTVDRIGPNEFVATLPKL; the protein is encoded by the coding sequence ATGTCCGAACGGCAGCTCGACCTGCGCGAGATTCCGCCGCCGCAACGGCATCCGAAGATCTTCGACGCGTTCGAGGACCTCGACAGCGGGGAGGCGCTGACGTTGGTCAACGACCACGAGCCGAAGCCGCTCTACCACCAGATGACGGCAGAGATCGAGTCGTTCGACGCGGAGGGGTACACGGTCGACCGCATCGGCCCGAACGAGTTCGTCGCGACGCTCCCGAAGTTGTAA